The following are from one region of the Thiocapsa rosea genome:
- a CDS encoding serine hydrolase, whose protein sequence is MMYERNHVDEQPIAEDGHPLRPDRRNFLAALAATSAGLLVGGVPGLAEAASNRSSLQRQVVEMVTSMRRQGLLQPNEKTSWSVYDFTARKKVVSINEGVPRQAASMIKPLVAQAYFFQMDGNRSQVRYTDEVRTTMERMLQRSSNPDTNKIMDLVSEHQSRRGPPDVELVLKQRAPAIFQETRIVERIPTTGQTYRNQASAHDYSRFLISVWEGRMPNSKELLRMMALPGGDRLSKGVAGLPPAAKVYNKTGSTAMLCGDMGVIEIPDQRGRNHAYTVVGIIERPSRAENYGAWIRSRGDIIRRVSNLIYQDMKNNYRLV, encoded by the coding sequence ATGATGTACGAGCGCAATCACGTCGACGAACAGCCGATCGCCGAAGACGGGCACCCGCTTCGTCCCGATCGACGCAACTTTCTTGCGGCGCTTGCCGCGACCTCTGCGGGACTCTTGGTCGGAGGGGTGCCCGGCCTTGCCGAGGCGGCCTCGAACCGATCATCCCTGCAGCGCCAAGTCGTCGAGATGGTGACGAGCATGCGCCGCCAGGGCCTGCTTCAGCCCAACGAGAAGACGTCTTGGTCGGTGTACGATTTCACCGCCCGCAAAAAGGTCGTCTCGATCAACGAGGGCGTGCCGCGACAGGCCGCGAGCATGATCAAGCCGCTCGTCGCGCAGGCCTATTTCTTCCAGATGGACGGCAACCGCAGCCAGGTGCGCTACACCGACGAGGTGCGCACGACCATGGAGCGGATGCTCCAGCGCAGCAGCAACCCGGACACCAACAAGATCATGGATCTGGTCAGCGAGCACCAGTCCCGCCGCGGCCCGCCGGATGTCGAGCTGGTTCTGAAACAGCGCGCACCCGCCATTTTCCAGGAGACCCGCATCGTCGAGAGGATCCCGACGACCGGCCAGACCTATCGCAACCAGGCATCGGCGCACGACTACAGCCGGTTTCTGATCTCGGTCTGGGAAGGCCGCATGCCCAACAGCAAAGAGCTGCTGCGCATGATGGCATTGCCGGGCGGCGACCGCTTGTCCAAGGGCGTGGCCGGCTTACCTCCGGCGGCTAAGGTCTACAACAAGACCGGCTCCACGGCGATGCTCTGCGGGGACATGGGCGTGATCGAAATCCCGGATCAGCGCGGTCGCAATCACGCCTACACGGTCGTCGGGATCATCGAGCGACCGAGCCGGGCCGAAAACTACGGCGCTTGGATCCGCAGTCGGGGGGACATCATCCGGCGCGTGTCGAACCTGATCTATCAGGACATGAAGAACAATTACCGGCTGGTCTGA
- the mltB gene encoding lytic murein transglycosylase B, whose protein sequence is MRVVCSIAALLCLTLVAGCGSQSTRPGEIAEGSPFPTSGSATVTGDFAGYPGVEPFIRSMQQQGFAPNQVAAVLSGAKREQWIIDAMNRQAPRPSTGPTGAWTRYRAKFLTPDNIANGVRFWQQNEAALNRASARYGVPPEYIVAIIGVETRYGGYLGKTRIVDALATLAFAYPRRADYFSGELASFLVMTKEEGIDPFGPRGSYAGAMGLGQFMPSSFRDYAVDFDGDGDRDLWNPTDAIGSVANYFKAHGWQSGVPVAVRANVQNPATARAMKSGFGSRYSLSELAGRGITPAGSLGGASQVSLLEFDVGTGYAYWLGSQNFYTITRYNHSSYYAMAVHQLARAIAERKGR, encoded by the coding sequence ATGCGTGTTGTTTGCTCGATCGCCGCCCTGCTGTGCTTGACCCTGGTTGCGGGCTGCGGCTCCCAGTCCACTCGCCCCGGCGAGATCGCGGAAGGATCCCCTTTTCCGACCTCCGGCTCCGCAACGGTAACCGGCGATTTCGCCGGGTATCCGGGTGTCGAGCCCTTCATCCGCAGCATGCAGCAACAGGGCTTTGCGCCGAATCAGGTCGCAGCCGTCCTCTCCGGCGCCAAGCGCGAGCAGTGGATCATCGACGCGATGAATCGCCAGGCCCCGCGCCCCAGCACCGGGCCGACCGGGGCCTGGACACGCTATCGTGCCAAGTTTCTGACCCCGGACAACATCGCCAACGGCGTGCGGTTCTGGCAGCAAAACGAGGCCGCGCTCAACCGGGCCAGCGCGCGTTACGGGGTTCCGCCCGAGTACATCGTCGCCATCATCGGGGTCGAGACCCGCTACGGCGGCTATCTGGGCAAGACCCGTATCGTCGACGCCTTGGCGACCCTGGCCTTCGCGTATCCGCGCCGCGCGGATTATTTCTCCGGCGAGCTGGCGTCCTTCCTGGTCATGACCAAGGAGGAGGGTATCGACCCCTTCGGTCCGCGCGGATCTTATGCCGGTGCGATGGGCCTCGGGCAGTTCATGCCCTCGAGCTTCCGTGACTATGCCGTGGACTTCGACGGCGACGGCGATCGCGATCTCTGGAATCCGACGGACGCCATCGGCAGCGTCGCCAACTACTTCAAAGCACACGGTTGGCAGTCCGGCGTGCCGGTGGCCGTGCGCGCGAACGTGCAAAACCCGGCGACTGCGCGCGCGATGAAGTCGGGCTTCGGTTCGCGTTACAGCTTAAGCGAGCTGGCAGGCCGTGGAATCACCCCGGCCGGCTCCCTCGGCGGCGCCTCCCAGGTGAGTTTGCTGGAGTTCGATGTCGGCACCGGCTACGCCTACTGGCTGGGGTCGCAGAATTTCTACACCATTACCCGCTACAACCACAGCAGCTACTACGCCATGGCCGTGCATCAGCTCGCCCGCGCAATCGCGGAGCGCAAGGGCAGGTAG
- a CDS encoding secondary thiamine-phosphate synthase enzyme YjbQ → MIHQESLSVTTQGRGTYDITRTVQQQVRASGVRIGLCHVFVHHTSASLILCENADPTVRSDLDAFMARLVPDGDRLFEHSDEGPDDMPAHIRAILTQVELTLPIRAGVCDLGTWQGLYLYEHRTHGHRRRITLTIQGE, encoded by the coding sequence ATGATCCATCAAGAATCACTTTCGGTCACCACCCAAGGCCGCGGCACCTACGATATCACCCGGACCGTCCAGCAGCAGGTTCGGGCCTCCGGAGTCCGGATCGGACTCTGTCACGTCTTCGTCCATCACACCAGCGCGTCGCTGATCCTCTGCGAGAACGCGGACCCGACGGTGCGAAGCGACCTGGATGCCTTCATGGCCCGATTGGTCCCGGACGGCGATCGGCTCTTCGAGCACAGCGACGAGGGTCCGGACGATATGCCCGCCCACATCCGGGCGATCCTCACGCAGGTCGAGCTGACGTTGCCGATCCGCGCAGGGGTTTGCGACCTCGGGACCTGGCAAGGACTCTATCTCTACGAGCACCGCACGCACGGCCATCGGCGCCGGATCACCTTGACCATTCAGGGCGAATGA
- a CDS encoding TusE/DsrC/DsvC family sulfur relay protein, with protein MAQSMGEIMNPGSVVRDAEFPDAPDDWTREQAIAAAQTDAVTLSDDHWDMIKALQDYFARHEKPNVRDLHDALEEAFHGRGGLKYLYGIFPGGPVAQGCRFAGLQAPSGAVDKSFGSVQ; from the coding sequence GTGGCACAAAGCATGGGTGAGATCATGAATCCGGGCTCCGTCGTGCGCGACGCGGAGTTTCCGGACGCCCCGGACGACTGGACGCGCGAGCAGGCGATCGCTGCGGCTCAGACCGACGCGGTGACGTTGAGCGACGATCACTGGGACATGATCAAGGCGTTGCAGGACTATTTCGCGCGTCACGAGAAACCCAACGTGCGGGATCTTCACGACGCGCTGGAAGAGGCGTTCCATGGCCGCGGGGGCCTGAAGTACCTCTATGGGATCTTCCCGGGCGGCCCGGTCGCGCAAGGCTGTCGGTTTGCCGGACTCCAGGCCCCGTCGGGCGCGGTGGACAAGTCGTTCGGAAGCGTCCAGTAA
- the narL gene encoding two-component system response regulator NarL yields the protein MTDTRTAVVIIDDHPLFRKGVSDLIAMAPELILVGEAGDGEEGMRVAVGCRPDLILLDLNMKGMNGIQTLERLRRADLDARVVMLTVSDSEEDVVAALRAGADGYLLKDMEPEDILEQLLAAGRGRLVISQRLTELIARALRDDSGPVRPGDAGLTPRERQVLALLAEGFSNKLIARELDLSLGTVKVHVKHILKKLKLKTRVEAAVWAVRQTAPDDL from the coding sequence ATGACCGACACCCGAACCGCCGTCGTCATCATCGACGACCATCCGCTTTTTCGAAAGGGCGTGTCCGACCTGATCGCGATGGCACCCGAGCTGATCCTGGTCGGGGAGGCCGGCGACGGGGAGGAGGGCATGCGCGTCGCCGTGGGGTGCCGCCCGGACCTCATCCTGCTCGACCTCAACATGAAGGGCATGAACGGCATCCAGACCCTGGAACGTCTGCGCCGCGCCGATCTGGATGCGCGGGTCGTGATGCTCACCGTCTCCGACAGCGAGGAAGATGTCGTCGCCGCCCTGCGGGCGGGTGCCGACGGCTATCTGCTCAAGGACATGGAGCCCGAGGATATCCTCGAGCAGCTCCTCGCCGCAGGCCGGGGTCGCCTGGTCATCAGCCAACGCCTGACCGAGTTGATTGCGCGGGCGCTCCGCGACGACAGCGGTCCGGTTCGGCCGGGCGACGCCGGCCTCACCCCGCGCGAGCGCCAAGTGCTCGCGCTGCTCGCCGAGGGATTCAGCAACAAGCTGATCGCCCGCGAGCTTGACCTGTCACTCGGGACCGTCAAGGTCCATGTCAAACACATTCTCAAGAAACTCAAGCTCAAAACCCGCGTCGAAGCCGCCGTCTGGGCCGTCCGACAAACCGCGCCCGACGATCTCTGA
- a CDS encoding phosphoribosylaminoimidazolesuccinocarboxamide synthase, with protein sequence MNALHQSNLAKLRLIGRGKVRDLYEIDSEHLLMVASDRLSAFDVVLPQPIPGKGEVLTRVSRFWFARTAQLVPNHLAEIPVSAVVEDPEELAQLGDRAMVVRRLTPLPVEAIVRGYLIGSGWKDYRQSGAVCGIALPPGLRQADRLPEPIYTPSTKAEIGGHDENVDFAHTERLLGPGLAAQVRDISIAVYRDCAEYALARGIIIADTKFEFGLDSEGRLHLIDEVLTPDSSRFWPADQYRPGTSPPSFDKQFVRDYLETLDWDKTPPGPMLPQEIIDRTAAKYREAEERLTRP encoded by the coding sequence ATGAACGCACTCCATCAGTCCAACCTCGCCAAGCTGCGCCTGATCGGACGCGGCAAGGTCCGCGATCTCTACGAGATCGACAGCGAGCATCTCTTGATGGTCGCGAGCGACCGTCTCTCCGCGTTTGACGTGGTGCTTCCGCAGCCGATCCCCGGCAAAGGCGAGGTCTTGACGCGGGTCTCGCGCTTTTGGTTCGCGCGCACGGCGCAGCTGGTGCCGAATCATCTCGCCGAGATCCCGGTCTCTGCCGTGGTCGAGGACCCCGAGGAACTCGCGCAGCTCGGCGATCGGGCGATGGTGGTGCGCCGCCTGACGCCGCTGCCGGTCGAGGCGATCGTGCGCGGCTATCTGATCGGCTCGGGTTGGAAGGACTATCGGCAAAGCGGTGCGGTCTGCGGCATCGCGCTCCCGCCCGGTCTGCGTCAGGCCGACCGGCTGCCCGAGCCCATCTACACGCCGTCGACCAAGGCCGAGATCGGCGGACATGACGAGAACGTCGACTTCGCCCACACCGAACGGTTGCTCGGCCCCGGGCTGGCGGCGCAGGTGCGCGACATCAGCATCGCCGTGTATCGGGATTGCGCGGAGTACGCCTTGGCACGCGGGATCATCATCGCCGACACCAAATTCGAATTCGGCCTCGACAGCGAGGGGCGGCTGCATCTGATCGACGAGGTGCTGACACCGGACTCCTCGCGTTTTTGGCCGGCCGATCAATACCGGCCCGGCACCAGCCCGCCGAGCTTCGACAAGCAGTTCGTACGCGATTATCTGGAAACGCTCGACTGGGACAAGACCCCGCCCGGGCCGATGCTGCCGCAGGAGATCATCGACCGGACCGCCGCCAAATACCGCGAGGCCGAGGAGCGGTTGACGCGCCCCTGA
- a CDS encoding RidA family protein — MAKSIVKTDQAPEAIGTYSQAVRVGNTVYLSGQIPLVPETMELVSGDIEAEIRRVFDNLRAVAHAANGSLADVVKLNVFLTDLAHFPSVNQVMAGYFEEPYPARAAIGVAALPKGARVEMDAIMVLGD, encoded by the coding sequence ATGGCAAAGAGCATCGTCAAGACCGATCAGGCCCCCGAGGCGATCGGGACTTACTCTCAAGCGGTTCGCGTCGGCAACACCGTCTATCTGTCCGGCCAGATCCCGCTCGTGCCCGAGACTATGGAGCTGGTCTCGGGCGACATCGAGGCGGAGATTCGGCGCGTCTTCGACAACCTTCGGGCGGTGGCGCATGCGGCGAACGGCAGTCTGGCGGATGTCGTGAAGCTCAACGTCTTTCTCACCGATCTGGCCCATTTCCCGTCGGTCAATCAGGTCATGGCCGGATACTTCGAGGAGCCCTATCCGGCGCGGGCGGCGATCGGCGTCGCGGCACTGCCCAAAGGGGCGCGAGTCGAGATGGACGCGATCATGGTCTTGGGTGATTAA
- the recG gene encoding ATP-dependent DNA helicase RecG: MTDTPSGSSANPSLPTPSLDSIPVERLKRVGPRVAERLGKLGVRTVQDLLFHLPHRYQDRTRLVHISGLRPGDEALIEGEIQEVDLSGGRRRSLKVWVSDGTFGGLLLRFFHYSRQQIDALKPGVRLRCYGEVRQGPSALEMVHPEYRIQSEEAGAIDARLTPLYPSTEGLQQSSWRGLTDQALALLAEQAPRECLPEEVLLPLGLPSLVEALVYLHRPPVEADPDDLIERRHPAFHRLAFEELVAHQVSLRRLRAAQRAILAPVLAGDGTLRRQLLDALPFRMTAAQERVVAEIAADLQGDRPMQRLLQGDVGAGKTLVAALAALQAIESGAQVALMAPTELLSEQHRRGFAGWLAPLDIEPVWLVGRHKGRERAGLLKAIASGRARMVMGTHALFQEDVVFSELGLVIIDEQHRFGVHQRMRLRAKGGGAGGVPHQLIMTATPIPRSLAMTVYADLDLSVIDELPPGRTPIVTVAVPDTRREEVIARVEQACAQGRQAYWVCTLIEESEALECQAAEETARQLAESLPGIRIGLVHGRIKGPERETVMAAFASGDLDLLVATTVVEVGVDVPNASLMIIENPERLGLAQLHQLRGRVGRGSVQSHCVLLFHPPLSLAARERLGIIRAAESGFEIAERDLAMRGAGEVLGTRQTGTVQFRVADPLRDQHLVADAQRAADLILARYPDRVEPLIQRWLGSRELYGSV, translated from the coding sequence GTGACCGATACCCCCTCGGGATCCTCTGCGAATCCATCGCTTCCGACCCCTTCGCTCGACAGCATCCCCGTGGAGCGGCTCAAACGGGTCGGTCCGCGCGTGGCGGAGCGTCTCGGCAAGCTCGGTGTGCGCACGGTCCAGGATCTCCTCTTCCATCTGCCGCACCGCTATCAAGACCGCACGCGCTTGGTCCACATCAGCGGGCTGCGACCGGGCGACGAGGCCCTGATCGAGGGCGAGATCCAGGAGGTCGACCTCTCGGGCGGGCGACGCCGCTCTTTGAAGGTCTGGGTGTCGGACGGCACGTTCGGCGGGCTCCTGTTGCGCTTTTTCCACTACTCCCGGCAGCAGATCGACGCGCTCAAGCCCGGTGTTCGGCTGCGCTGTTACGGCGAGGTTCGCCAAGGACCAAGCGCCTTGGAGATGGTCCACCCCGAGTATCGCATCCAGTCCGAAGAGGCGGGCGCGATCGACGCGCGCTTGACCCCGCTTTATCCCTCGACCGAGGGCCTGCAGCAATCCTCTTGGCGCGGTCTGACCGATCAGGCGCTGGCGCTCTTGGCCGAACAGGCGCCGCGCGAGTGCCTGCCCGAGGAGGTCCTGCTCCCCCTGGGTCTGCCGAGCCTGGTCGAGGCGCTCGTCTATTTGCACCGTCCGCCGGTGGAGGCCGACCCCGACGATCTGATCGAGCGCCGTCATCCGGCCTTTCACCGCTTGGCCTTCGAGGAGCTGGTCGCCCATCAGGTCAGTCTGCGACGTCTGCGCGCCGCCCAGCGGGCGATCCTAGCGCCTGTACTCGCCGGCGACGGCACCCTGCGCCGGCAACTGCTCGACGCCCTGCCGTTTCGGATGACCGCGGCGCAGGAGCGCGTCGTCGCCGAGATCGCCGCCGATCTGCAGGGCGATCGCCCGATGCAGCGTCTGCTCCAGGGCGACGTGGGCGCCGGCAAGACCCTGGTCGCCGCACTGGCTGCGCTCCAAGCGATCGAGTCCGGTGCCCAGGTGGCCTTGATGGCGCCGACCGAGCTCTTGTCCGAGCAGCATCGACGCGGCTTCGCGGGTTGGCTCGCCCCGCTCGACATCGAGCCCGTCTGGCTGGTCGGGCGACACAAGGGCCGCGAGCGTGCCGGGTTGCTCAAGGCCATCGCCAGCGGCCGGGCGCGTATGGTGATGGGTACCCACGCGCTCTTTCAGGAGGATGTGGTCTTCTCCGAGCTGGGTCTCGTCATCATCGACGAGCAACACCGATTCGGCGTGCATCAGCGCATGCGCCTGCGTGCGAAGGGCGGCGGTGCCGGCGGTGTACCGCATCAGTTGATCATGACCGCTACGCCCATCCCGCGCTCGCTCGCCATGACCGTCTATGCGGATCTTGATCTGTCGGTCATCGACGAGCTTCCGCCCGGGCGCACGCCGATCGTCACGGTGGCGGTCCCCGACACCCGTCGCGAGGAGGTGATCGCGCGCGTGGAGCAGGCCTGTGCGCAGGGCCGACAAGCCTACTGGGTCTGCACCCTGATCGAGGAATCCGAGGCGTTGGAATGCCAGGCCGCCGAAGAGACGGCGCGTCAGTTGGCCGAGAGCCTTCCCGGCATCCGCATCGGTCTGGTGCACGGGCGCATCAAGGGGCCTGAGCGCGAGACGGTGATGGCCGCCTTCGCCTCGGGCGACCTAGACCTCTTGGTCGCAACCACGGTGGTGGAGGTCGGCGTCGATGTCCCGAACGCCAGCCTCATGATCATCGAGAACCCCGAGCGGCTCGGTCTTGCACAGCTGCATCAACTGCGTGGACGGGTCGGGCGCGGGTCCGTCCAGAGCCACTGCGTGCTGCTCTTCCATCCGCCCCTGTCGCTCGCGGCGCGCGAGCGTCTGGGCATCATCCGCGCCGCCGAGAGCGGCTTCGAGATCGCCGAGCGCGATTTGGCCATGCGCGGAGCGGGGGAGGTTCTGGGTACGCGCCAGACCGGCACCGTGCAATTTCGCGTCGCCGACCCCCTGCGCGACCAGCATCTGGTCGCCGACGCCCAACGGGCTGCCGACCTGATCCTGGCGCGCTATCCCGACCGTGTCGAGCCCCTGATCCAACGCTGGCTCGGATCCCGCGAGTTATACGGGAGCGTGTAA